One Planktothrix sp. FACHB-1365 genomic window carries:
- a CDS encoding sensor histidine kinase codes for MAQILVADDDITTQLILQHALEEQGHQVYTAEDGEIALGLAQKYHPNLVICDWMMPKVDGLEVCKTLKADPDLSSAFFILLTAKENSIDRITGLDSGADDFISKPIEIDEILARVRSGLRIQNLNQALLKTNQQLSQALSNLQQAQVQLVQHEKMLSLVQFVAGIAHEINNPVTFIRGNLDYVAEYTHNLLEVIHLYQKVYPQPQPEIQTKLKEMEVEYIMDDLPQVLKSMEQGTERISNIIQSLRNFSRLDESEKKLANIHEGIDNTLLILQSRLNQNPKHPIQVIKLYGKIPPIICYPSHLNQVFMNLLNNAIDAIAQHQKQHPILEPKIWIKTETCVFSNPHQSLTQAIRIRIQDNGIGIPKEIRPQIVDPFFTTKPVGSGTGLGLSIAYQIVVEKHGGTFKFHSEVGKGTEFILEIPALQS; via the coding sequence ATGGCACAGATTTTGGTCGCAGATGATGATATTACTACGCAATTGATTCTGCAACACGCCCTAGAAGAACAAGGACATCAAGTGTATACGGCTGAGGATGGAGAAATCGCCCTGGGTTTAGCTCAGAAATACCATCCGAATTTAGTCATTTGTGATTGGATGATGCCTAAAGTTGATGGGTTAGAAGTGTGCAAAACGTTGAAAGCTGATCCGGATCTGAGTTCTGCCTTTTTTATTTTATTGACGGCTAAAGAAAATAGTATAGATCGCATTACGGGGTTAGATTCAGGGGCTGATGATTTTATTTCTAAACCCATTGAAATTGATGAAATTTTAGCGCGAGTTCGATCAGGATTAAGAATTCAAAATTTGAATCAAGCGTTGTTAAAAACCAATCAACAGTTAAGTCAAGCGTTATCGAATTTACAACAAGCTCAAGTTCAATTAGTTCAGCATGAAAAAATGTTGAGTTTAGTTCAGTTTGTGGCGGGAATTGCCCATGAAATTAATAATCCGGTCACGTTTATTCGAGGAAATTTGGATTATGTTGCCGAATATACTCACAATTTGTTAGAGGTGATTCATCTGTATCAAAAAGTTTATCCTCAGCCTCAACCAGAAATTCAGACGAAACTGAAAGAGATGGAGGTTGAGTATATTATGGATGATTTACCTCAAGTTCTGAAGTCAATGGAACAGGGAACCGAACGAATTAGTAATATTATTCAATCTTTGAGAAACTTTTCCCGGTTGGATGAATCGGAGAAAAAATTAGCTAATATTCATGAAGGAATTGATAATACTTTATTGATTTTGCAAAGTCGTCTAAATCAAAACCCCAAACATCCAATTCAAGTGATTAAATTATATGGGAAAATACCGCCCATTATTTGTTATCCTAGCCACTTAAATCAGGTATTTATGAATTTATTAAATAATGCTATTGATGCGATCGCCCAACACCAAAAACAACATCCTATTCTGGAACCAAAAATTTGGATTAAAACTGAAACCTGTGTCTTTTCTAATCCTCATCAAAGTTTAACCCAGGCGATTAGAATTCGGATTCAAGATAATGGCATCGGAATTCCAAAAGAAATTCGTCCCCAAATTGTTGATCCCTTTTTTACAACAAAACCCGTCGGTTCAGGAACCGGATTAGGTCTGAGTATTGCCTATCAAATTGTAGTTGAAAAACACGGGGGAACCTTTAAATTTCATTCGGAAGTGGGAAAAGGAACCGAGTTTATTTTGGAAATTCCGGCTCTTCAATCTTGA
- a CDS encoding NAD(P)H-dependent glycerol-3-phosphate dehydrogenase — MTQDSTSLSHPPVPHQPLKLAILGAGAWGSALAQLARYNGHTVNLWSRRFGNSLEESINAVDVLVSAISMRGVAVTAQQLQTLKLPKKIPIVTATKGLDPDSTRTPSQLWETLFPQHPIVVLSGPNLSAEIEQGLPAATVVASENLEAAKIVQMVFASNRFRVYTSSDPMGTELGGTLKNVIAIAAGVCDGLKLGTNAKSALLTRALTEIIRIGTHLGGKTETFFGLSGLGDMLTTCNSALSRNYRVGYGLAEGKSLEQVLTELGSTAEGVNTTNVLIEIAHRERIPVPISWQVYQLLNHQITPQKAVEALMERDLKPEFYDR; from the coding sequence ATGACCCAAGATTCTACTTCCCTGTCTCATCCCCCTGTGCCTCATCAACCCTTAAAATTAGCCATTTTAGGTGCGGGAGCTTGGGGTTCAGCCTTAGCACAATTAGCCCGTTATAATGGGCATACAGTTAACCTTTGGTCACGCCGTTTCGGGAATTCCTTAGAAGAAAGTATTAACGCCGTTGATGTCTTAGTTTCTGCCATTTCCATGAGAGGAGTAGCCGTAACAGCCCAACAGCTTCAAACCTTAAAATTGCCCAAAAAAATTCCCATTGTTACCGCCACAAAAGGCTTAGATCCTGATAGCACTCGCACGCCGTCTCAACTGTGGGAAACTTTGTTTCCTCAACACCCAATTGTTGTTTTATCGGGGCCGAATTTATCGGCTGAAATTGAACAAGGTTTACCCGCCGCCACGGTGGTAGCCAGTGAAAATTTAGAAGCCGCAAAGATTGTCCAAATGGTGTTTGCTTCTAATCGATTTCGGGTGTATACCAGTTCCGATCCCATGGGAACAGAATTAGGAGGAACCTTAAAAAATGTAATTGCGATCGCGGCGGGAGTTTGTGATGGATTAAAGTTAGGAACGAATGCTAAATCTGCATTACTAACTCGTGCTTTAACCGAAATTATTAGAATTGGAACCCATTTAGGGGGAAAAACAGAAACGTTTTTTGGGTTATCCGGTTTAGGCGATATGTTAACCACTTGTAATAGTGCTTTAAGCCGTAATTATCGCGTCGGCTATGGATTAGCTGAAGGTAAATCTTTAGAACAAGTTTTAACTGAATTAGGAAGTACCGCAGAAGGAGTTAATACTACCAATGTTTTAATTGAAATTGCCCATCGAGAACGGATTCCTGTGCCGATTTCCTGGCAAGTTTATCAGCTTTTAAATCATCAAATCACCCCTCAAAAAGCGGTTGAAGCTTTAATGGAACGGGATTTAAAACCGGAATTTTATGATCGCTAG
- a CDS encoding HAD-IIB family hydrolase, whose protein sequence is MFYDEIEKLKVTQNQTMIQNNTLVLATDLDGTFLGGSPEERQKFYDYLEENRHRLLLIFVTGRSLEFTLRLYDEKSIKMPRPDYLIGDVGTTVYEGKSLTPVAEVQNWIADLWGNASEFAHQLLTDEPGLTLQPIFAEYRVSYYYKPDENQERIVKKIHDAGFQCITSADKYLDILPPGVAKGSTLLKLMDVLKVHPQQVITSGDSLNDLPLFETGLKSIAVGNSELKLVEKIKNLKNVYYSEFPGVAGIWDGIQYYGKTF, encoded by the coding sequence ATGTTTTATGATGAAATAGAAAAGTTAAAAGTCACTCAAAACCAAACCATGATTCAGAATAACACTTTAGTTTTAGCAACGGATTTAGATGGTACATTTTTAGGGGGTTCTCCAGAGGAAAGACAAAAATTTTATGACTATTTGGAGGAAAATCGCCATCGCTTATTATTAATCTTTGTCACGGGTCGAAGTTTAGAATTTACCCTGCGTTTATATGATGAAAAAAGCATAAAGATGCCACGACCCGATTATTTGATTGGAGATGTGGGCACAACGGTTTATGAAGGAAAAAGCTTAACTCCTGTAGCAGAAGTGCAAAATTGGATTGCGGATCTTTGGGGAAATGCCAGCGAATTTGCTCACCAACTTTTAACGGATGAACCTGGATTAACTTTACAACCAATTTTTGCCGAATATCGAGTTTCTTATTATTATAAACCCGATGAAAATCAAGAACGAATTGTTAAAAAAATTCACGATGCGGGATTTCAATGTATTACCTCTGCGGATAAATATTTAGATATTTTGCCCCCCGGTGTTGCCAAAGGTTCAACCTTGCTTAAATTAATGGATGTGTTAAAAGTACATCCCCAACAAGTGATTACATCAGGAGATTCCTTAAACGATTTACCCTTATTTGAAACCGGACTAAAAAGTATTGCTGTAGGAAACTCAGAATTAAAATTAGTCGAAAAAATTAAAAATTTAAAGAATGTTTATTACAGTGAATTTCCAGGAGTCGCTGGAATTTGGGATGGAATTCAATATTACGGAAAAACCTTCTAA
- a CDS encoding LysE family translocator, with translation MDIRFLVKGLIIGFSIAAPVGPIGILCIRRSLSDGHWVGFFTGLGAASADAFYGFIAGFGLTIISNILVSQQIILKLIGGLFLCYLGLKTALAKPAQDAANPSGKVVSAYASTFFLTVTNPMTILSFVAIFAGLGLGSSNNYGDAGILVLGVFLGSALWWLILVSGVSLFRDKISADTLQWVNRMSGILIFGFGLGALFSLVIGD, from the coding sequence ATGGATATTCGGTTTTTAGTTAAGGGTTTAATCATTGGTTTTTCCATTGCGGCTCCTGTGGGGCCCATTGGGATTTTATGTATTCGTCGTTCCTTATCCGATGGACATTGGGTAGGATTTTTTACGGGCTTAGGCGCGGCTAGTGCGGATGCTTTCTATGGGTTTATTGCAGGATTTGGATTAACCATCATCTCTAATATTTTAGTCAGTCAACAAATAATTTTAAAATTAATAGGGGGCTTATTTTTATGTTATTTAGGCTTAAAAACAGCCTTGGCAAAACCAGCCCAAGATGCCGCAAATCCATCAGGAAAAGTGGTGAGTGCCTACGCTTCCACCTTTTTCCTAACGGTGACAAATCCCATGACAATTTTATCCTTTGTTGCTATTTTTGCCGGATTAGGATTAGGAAGCAGCAATAATTATGGAGATGCTGGGATCTTGGTTTTAGGGGTATTTTTAGGGTCAGCATTGTGGTGGTTGATCTTAGTCAGTGGGGTCAGTTTATTCCGTGATAAAATCAGTGCGGATACCCTGCAATGGGTAAACCGGATGTCAGGAATTCTGATTTTTGGCTTTGGGTTAGGAGCATTATTTAGCTTAGTAATAGGGGATTAA
- a CDS encoding DUF6272 family protein has protein sequence MAQIFGEFLHQFPPDHDSLELTFTPTSRPIKQRWRNNLLSAHFVADYFSTFLPLDADNPSREKRIKQGKGAVSYVANELLENAMKFNNENVKSKIRFGIHFIEESQTVTAAIFATNSITAEGTEKFQSFIQELLTEDPNELYIRQVEQSVEDENNNASGLGLLTMINDYQAQLGWKFEHISEQPKIILVTTMAQVTV, from the coding sequence ATGGCGCAAATTTTTGGAGAGTTTTTACATCAATTTCCTCCTGATCATGATTCTTTGGAGTTGACATTCACGCCAACATCCCGACCGATTAAACAACGCTGGCGAAATAATCTTTTATCGGCTCATTTTGTAGCAGATTATTTTTCAACTTTTTTACCCTTAGATGCTGATAACCCCAGCCGAGAAAAACGGATTAAACAGGGGAAAGGAGCCGTTAGTTATGTGGCAAATGAATTGTTAGAAAATGCCATGAAATTTAATAATGAAAACGTAAAATCTAAAATTAGATTTGGAATCCATTTTATTGAAGAAAGCCAAACGGTAACGGCTGCTATTTTTGCGACCAATTCAATTACCGCAGAAGGAACAGAAAAGTTTCAATCCTTTATTCAAGAATTACTCACCGAAGATCCCAATGAGTTGTATATTCGTCAAGTTGAACAAAGTGTAGAGGATGAAAATAATAATGCTTCAGGTTTAGGCTTATTAACGATGATCAATGATTATCAAGCTCAACTGGGTTGGAAATTTGAACACATTTCCGAACAACCCAAAATTATTTTAGTAACAACGATGGCTCAAGTAACCGTGTAA
- a CDS encoding SpoIIE family protein phosphatase has product MLNQFFHQGIYSSFKNISLRNLLIFPFVLQIFTAVGLVGWLSFENGQKSVNNLANKLQNEVSQRIIQQLNYYLTAPTQVNEVNFNLVQLGLLNFQDLDSIRRHFWKQMKVYPYLSYFNLGTVDGLFLGVGREDDGTLYMELMNPTDKNYYKRYALDDHGDPTTLLAVEKYPYQDDEWYSNAVAAGKPIWTEIYQWDDRPDVISIASSYPIYNQQNKLVGVIAIDLILTQISNFLKHLYISSSSKIFIVERNGLIVASSSSEKPYLNVEGASQRLSAFQSRDPLIRASSQYLIQRFNHLSEIHKKQALSFKSNGETNFLWVTPWQDHLGLNWLIVITIPESDFMGEINANTRKTILLCLIALVIATTMGILIARWITEPILRLNRASQKITTGDLDQTVKVTRIIELAELGKSFNQMANQIHDSFETLEQKVIERTAELADAHAKILALNQQLKADNSRMSGELDLLRQMQQLILPKAEELALIEGLDIAVYMEPAHEMGGDYYDILYTDGVVTIGIGDVTGHGLESGILMVMTQAAVRILKEVQESDPVRFLNILNRAMYRNVQRMNSDKNLTLAILNYQNGHLNISGQHEEILIVRQGGNVERIDTIDLGLPIGLDEDISEFINQIEVELKRGDFIVLYTDGITEARNMQKSQYSLERLCNVISENWHDQAEEIKEAVISDIKAFRGHQKQFDDITLLILKQR; this is encoded by the coding sequence ATGTTAAATCAATTTTTCCATCAAGGGATTTATTCTAGCTTTAAAAATATTTCTCTGAGAAATCTTCTTATTTTTCCCTTTGTCTTGCAAATTTTTACCGCCGTTGGATTAGTGGGGTGGTTATCCTTTGAAAATGGACAAAAATCTGTTAATAATTTAGCGAATAAACTTCAAAATGAGGTCAGTCAACGGATTATTCAACAGTTAAATTATTATTTAACAGCACCGACTCAAGTTAATGAAGTTAATTTTAATTTAGTTCAGTTAGGTTTACTAAATTTTCAAGATTTAGACAGCATCCGTCGCCATTTTTGGAAGCAGATGAAAGTGTATCCTTATCTCAGTTATTTTAATTTAGGGACTGTAGATGGATTATTTTTAGGAGTGGGTCGAGAAGATGATGGCACACTCTATATGGAATTAATGAACCCAACAGATAAAAATTATTATAAACGTTATGCTTTAGATGATCATGGTGATCCCACAACCCTTCTCGCCGTTGAAAAATATCCTTATCAAGATGATGAATGGTATAGTAATGCGGTCGCAGCAGGTAAACCGATTTGGACTGAAATTTATCAATGGGATGATCGCCCGGACGTGATTTCGATTGCTTCGAGTTATCCGATCTATAATCAACAAAATAAATTAGTCGGTGTGATTGCAATTGATTTAATTTTAACTCAAATTAGTAATTTTTTAAAGCATTTATATATTAGTTCCTCTAGTAAGATTTTTATTGTGGAACGCAATGGTTTAATTGTCGCTAGTTCTAGTTCTGAAAAACCCTATTTAAACGTTGAGGGTGCTTCTCAAAGACTGAGTGCGTTTCAAAGCCGTGATCCGTTAATTCGTGCGTCGAGTCAATATCTCATACAACGGTTTAATCATCTCAGCGAAATTCATAAAAAACAAGCCTTAAGTTTTAAATCAAACGGTGAAACAAATTTTCTCTGGGTTACTCCTTGGCAAGATCACTTAGGCTTAAATTGGCTGATTGTGATTACTATTCCTGAGTCAGATTTTATGGGAGAAATTAATGCCAATACTCGGAAAACAATTTTATTATGTTTAATTGCTTTGGTGATCGCAACAACAATGGGGATTTTAATTGCTCGTTGGATTACTGAACCCATTCTACGATTAAATCGAGCTTCTCAGAAAATCACAACCGGAGATTTGGATCAAACTGTTAAAGTCACCCGCATTATTGAACTTGCCGAATTGGGTAAATCTTTTAATCAAATGGCAAATCAAATCCATGATTCTTTTGAAACTTTAGAACAAAAAGTCATAGAAAGAACAGCAGAATTAGCAGATGCCCATGCTAAAATTTTAGCGTTAAATCAACAATTAAAAGCCGATAACTCTCGCATGAGTGGGGAGTTAGATTTGTTGCGACAAATGCAGCAATTGATTCTCCCTAAAGCAGAAGAATTAGCTTTAATTGAAGGGCTAGATATTGCAGTATATATGGAACCTGCCCATGAAATGGGAGGAGATTATTATGATATTTTATATACTGATGGCGTTGTTACGATTGGCATTGGAGATGTGACGGGTCATGGCTTAGAAAGTGGTATTTTAATGGTGATGACTCAAGCGGCTGTTCGGATTCTTAAGGAAGTTCAAGAGTCTGATCCAGTTCGGTTTTTAAATATTTTGAATCGTGCCATGTATCGAAATGTTCAACGAATGAATTCTGATAAAAATCTGACCTTAGCAATTTTAAATTATCAGAATGGTCATTTAAACATTAGTGGCCAACATGAGGAAATCTTAATTGTCCGTCAAGGAGGAAACGTTGAGCGAATTGATACCATTGATTTAGGTTTACCCATTGGTTTAGATGAAGATATTTCAGAATTTATTAATCAAATTGAGGTCGAATTAAAGAGAGGAGATTTTATTGTGCTTTATACTGATGGAATTACAGAAGCTAGAAATATGCAAAAATCCCAATATAGCTTGGAAAGACTGTGTAACGTTATCAGTGAAAATTGGCATGATCAAGCTGAGGAGATTAAGGAAGCGGTGATTTCTGATATTAAGGCATTCAGGGGACATCAAAAACAGTTTGATGATATTACCCTATTAATTTTAAAACAACGCTAG
- a CDS encoding SpoIIE family protein phosphatase, which yields MIFSLKTYSRFQPLRRIRLKTALVFPFILQITAAVGLVGYFSFKNGQQAVEDLAQQLIQSVSVRIENHVLNYFNKSFQILRVTHDSVEAGTFNLNNIEGLKQYFFQVVLEGDLESYFLYGNEQGEFVGVEHLENSEIQLKIRTIDTEPIRDVFLLDQQGNRVKLLKQAEYDPRQRPWYQQAKQAQKPVWTSIYPFFSRRNTDTALGMSAVWPVFDPEQNLQGVLCINITLLRITEFLKHLYISPRGQSFIIERSGELVVSSKIEKPFKLEWQGEEAIIERILASQSTDSTIRNTANAFLKRFGSFKAIQNNEQVKFQQKGSWYYAQILPIRDGKGIDWLVVVVVPEADFMARIQQNNRMTIGLCLIALGVATGMGLLTARWITKPILKINRASHKLAEGELTQNLEITGIQELKTLANSFNSMAEQLKESFDILEEKVEERTQQLAEANQEISSLNVRLKAENLRMSAELDILREMQQLILPKPQELAEIQDLEIVGYMKPADEVGGDYYDILYTNGIVTIGIGDVTGHGLESGILMVMIQAAVRTLKEVQEHDSVIFLNTLNRMIYYNVQRMNSDKNLTLAILNYSEGLLSISGQHEEILIVRQSGNVERVNTMDLGLPIGLDEDITQFISHTLIVLNSGDGVVLYTDGITEAQNNRKKFYGVEQLCNIISQNWHQTAEVIKNAVIDDVQSFMGQEKQFDDMTLLVIKKK from the coding sequence ATGATTTTTAGTTTAAAAACTTATTCCCGGTTTCAACCTTTACGGAGAATTCGATTAAAAACCGCGTTGGTTTTTCCCTTTATCTTACAAATTACAGCCGCTGTTGGATTAGTGGGTTATTTTTCCTTTAAAAATGGTCAACAAGCGGTTGAGGATTTAGCACAACAGTTAATTCAAAGTGTCAGTGTTCGGATTGAAAATCATGTTTTAAACTATTTTAATAAATCCTTTCAAATTTTGCGAGTTACCCATGATAGTGTAGAAGCTGGAACATTTAATTTGAATAATATTGAAGGATTAAAGCAATATTTTTTTCAAGTCGTCTTAGAAGGAGATTTAGAAAGTTATTTTTTATATGGAAATGAACAGGGAGAGTTTGTTGGGGTTGAACATTTAGAAAATAGTGAAATTCAACTCAAAATCCGCACCATTGACACTGAACCCATCCGTGATGTTTTTCTTTTAGATCAACAGGGAAACCGGGTCAAATTGTTAAAACAAGCCGAATATGATCCCCGTCAGCGTCCTTGGTATCAACAAGCAAAACAAGCTCAAAAACCAGTTTGGACTTCTATTTACCCTTTCTTTTCTCGTCGAAATACAGACACGGCTTTAGGAATGTCGGCGGTTTGGCCCGTATTTGATCCAGAGCAAAACTTACAGGGCGTTTTATGTATTAATATTACCTTATTAAGAATTACAGAATTTTTAAAACATCTTTATATTAGTCCTCGTGGACAAAGTTTTATTATTGAACGTTCGGGGGAGTTAGTTGTTAGTTCTAAAATTGAAAAACCTTTTAAACTTGAATGGCAAGGAGAAGAGGCTATCATTGAACGAATTCTTGCTAGTCAAAGTACAGATTCAACGATTCGGAATACGGCTAATGCCTTTTTAAAACGGTTTGGTAGTTTTAAGGCCATTCAAAATAATGAACAAGTTAAATTTCAGCAAAAGGGGAGTTGGTATTATGCTCAAATTTTACCCATTCGAGATGGAAAAGGCATCGATTGGTTAGTGGTGGTGGTTGTTCCTGAAGCCGATTTTATGGCACGAATTCAACAAAATAATCGCATGACGATTGGGTTATGTTTAATCGCCTTGGGAGTCGCTACAGGAATGGGACTTTTAACGGCCCGTTGGATTACAAAACCTATTTTGAAAATTAATCGAGCTTCCCATAAACTAGCAGAAGGAGAATTAACTCAAAATCTGGAAATTACAGGAATTCAAGAATTAAAAACTTTGGCAAATTCTTTTAATTCGATGGCTGAACAATTGAAAGAATCCTTTGATATCTTAGAAGAAAAAGTCGAAGAGCGTACCCAACAATTAGCCGAAGCGAATCAAGAAATTAGTTCCTTAAATGTGCGACTCAAAGCCGAAAATTTACGCATGAGTGCAGAACTTGATATCCTCCGAGAAATGCAGCAATTAATTCTTCCCAAACCCCAGGAATTAGCCGAAATTCAAGACTTAGAAATCGTCGGATATATGAAACCTGCCGATGAAGTGGGGGGTGATTATTATGATATTTTATATACAAATGGAATTGTTACGATTGGCATTGGAGATGTTACGGGTCATGGGTTAGAAAGCGGAATTTTAATGGTGATGATTCAAGCAGCCGTTCGGACATTAAAAGAAGTACAAGAGCATGATAGTGTTATCTTTTTAAATACTTTAAATCGAATGATTTATTATAATGTTCAACGGATGAATTCTGATAAAAATCTAACTTTAGCTATTTTAAATTATTCTGAAGGTTTATTAAGTATCAGTGGGCAACATGAGGAAATTTTAATTGTTCGTCAAAGCGGTAATGTTGAACGAGTTAATACAATGGATTTAGGACTACCCATTGGCTTAGATGAAGATATTACTCAATTTATTAGCCATACTTTAATTGTCTTAAATTCTGGGGATGGAGTTGTTTTGTATACTGATGGGATTACCGAAGCCCAAAATAACCGGAAAAAATTCTATGGAGTGGAACAACTTTGTAACATTATTAGTCAAAACTGGCATCAAACCGCAGAAGTCATAAAAAATGCTGTAATTGATGATGTACAGTCATTTATGGGTCAAGAAAAACAATTTGATGATATGACATTATTAGTGATTAAAAAAAAATAA
- a CDS encoding TIGR04255 family protein encodes MTVVKFTKPPLIEVAFAIELEEEQLSSVHVGLYWQEIRDRFPDATDQEPFLENSNFSGKMFPLRRTVFISSNSTKIIQIQENFFCYNWKYKSEGEYPHFEKIFDDFLYEWNHFNNWWLATQKENLKLANYELTYVNLIDEELGWKNPNDHAKIFTFVGSNPNTILGSPDLHDIQLIFTLPDDDGQLAVQVDQRISESDEDISNILFFRLTTKSFDANKDYVNWFKLAHEYTIQTFLNLTTETIQKEWGLQ; translated from the coding sequence ATGACTGTAGTTAAATTTACTAAACCACCACTTATAGAAGTTGCTTTTGCCATTGAGCTTGAGGAAGAACAGTTATCCTCCGTTCATGTCGGGCTTTACTGGCAAGAAATTAGGGATAGATTTCCCGATGCAACTGATCAAGAGCCGTTTTTAGAAAATAGCAATTTTTCGGGAAAGATGTTTCCCTTGCGGCGGACAGTTTTTATTTCTTCTAATAGTACCAAAATCATCCAGATACAGGAAAACTTTTTTTGCTATAACTGGAAGTATAAAAGCGAAGGTGAATATCCTCATTTTGAAAAAATATTTGATGATTTTTTGTACGAATGGAATCATTTCAATAACTGGTGGTTAGCCACTCAAAAAGAAAATTTAAAACTAGCAAACTATGAACTTACCTATGTCAATTTAATCGATGAAGAATTAGGATGGAAGAATCCCAATGATCACGCTAAAATCTTTACATTTGTTGGTTCTAATCCTAATACTATTCTAGGTTCACCGGATCTTCATGATATTCAGCTAATTTTTACATTGCCTGACGATGATGGTCAATTAGCAGTCCAGGTAGACCAGCGAATATCAGAGTCGGATGAAGATATCTCAAACATTCTATTTTTTAGGTTAACTACCAAAAGCTTCGATGCCAATAAAGATTATGTTAACTGGTTTAAGTTAGCCCATGAATATACAATCCAAACATTTTTAAATTTAACAACTGAAACTATTCAGAAAGAATGGGGACTCCAATGA
- a CDS encoding Rrf2 family transcriptional regulator: MELSCKSQYALLALIELATHYDDPEPRQVRQIAAQHNIPDRYLEQLLATLRRCGIVRSQRGSKGGYYLAKEPGKITLFDVVNCLEGTDPEAAPQNSCLNTVESAIIWEFWQEAEQMANSVLQKYTLKDLCEQRDARQQKDIMYYI; encoded by the coding sequence GTGGAACTCTCCTGTAAAAGTCAGTATGCCCTTCTCGCCCTGATCGAATTGGCAACTCACTATGATGATCCTGAACCCAGGCAGGTTCGCCAAATTGCAGCCCAGCATAATATTCCTGATCGCTATCTCGAACAATTGCTGGCAACCTTGCGGCGCTGTGGTATTGTTCGCAGTCAACGAGGCTCCAAAGGAGGCTATTATCTGGCCAAGGAACCGGGGAAAATTACTCTATTTGATGTGGTCAACTGCTTAGAAGGAACAGATCCCGAAGCAGCCCCTCAAAATTCTTGCCTCAATACCGTTGAAAGTGCAATCATTTGGGAATTTTGGCAAGAAGCAGAGCAAATGGCTAACTCTGTGTTACAGAAATACACCTTAAAAGACTTGTGTGAACAAAGAGATGCCCGACAACAGAAGGATATTATGTATTACATCTGA
- the cysK gene encoding cysteine synthase A, with the protein MRIAHNITELVGHTPLVQLNRIPKAEGCVAQIVVKLEGMNPASSVKDRIGVNMINVAEKEGVITPGKTVLVEPTSGNTGIALAMVAAARGYRLILTMPETMSSERRAMLKAYGAELELTPGIEGMSGCIRRAQEIVDTLPDAYMLQQFRNPANPQIHRKTTAEEIWTDTDGCVDILISGVGTGGTLTGVAEVLKQRKPNFQAIAVEPANSPILSGGKPGPHKIQGIGAGFIPPVLNVDLIDEVIQVRDEDAMIFGRRMAREEGILSGISTGAALYAAVEVGKRPENKGKLIVMIQPSFGERYLSTPLFQEG; encoded by the coding sequence ATGCGTATCGCTCATAACATTACTGAATTAGTCGGTCACACTCCTTTAGTCCAACTAAACCGCATTCCCAAGGCGGAAGGATGTGTGGCTCAAATTGTTGTGAAATTAGAAGGGATGAACCCCGCCTCTTCCGTCAAAGATCGAATTGGGGTGAATATGATTAATGTCGCGGAAAAAGAAGGAGTGATCACCCCTGGTAAAACCGTATTAGTGGAACCCACCTCGGGGAATACCGGAATTGCCCTGGCCATGGTCGCCGCAGCTAGAGGCTATCGTTTAATTTTAACGATGCCGGAAACCATGAGTTCAGAACGTCGGGCGATGTTAAAGGCCTATGGGGCAGAACTCGAACTGACTCCCGGTATTGAAGGGATGAGTGGTTGTATTAGAAGGGCTCAGGAAATTGTGGATACTCTGCCCGATGCCTATATGTTGCAACAATTCCGCAACCCGGCTAACCCCCAAATTCACCGCAAAACAACGGCCGAGGAAATTTGGACGGATACCGATGGTTGTGTCGATATTCTCATTTCTGGGGTGGGAACCGGAGGTACATTAACCGGAGTAGCCGAAGTCCTCAAACAACGTAAACCGAATTTTCAAGCTATTGCAGTAGAACCCGCCAATAGTCCAATTTTATCCGGGGGTAAACCAGGGCCCCATAAAATTCAAGGTATTGGGGCTGGGTTCATTCCTCCCGTTTTGAATGTTGATCTCATTGATGAAGTCATTCAAGTTCGGGATGAGGATGCCATGATTTTTGGCCGTCGCATGGCGCGAGAAGAAGGGATTTTATCAGGAATTTCCACTGGGGCGGCATTATATGCTGCCGTTGAAGTCGGTAAACGCCCTGAAAATAAAGGCAAACTGATTGTGATGATTCAACCCAGTTTCGGCGAACGTTACCTGAGTACACCTTTATTTCAAGAAGGTTGA